A single region of the Salinibacter sp. 10B genome encodes:
- a CDS encoding toxin TcdB middle/N-terminal domain-containing protein — protein sequence MPPLSLTYTKPQIDADVKVLEGGEHYLPNSIDGTQHALADLLQEGLRGLLARNANRDAYGRSRGDGSFDEPSPLDRPSATGGGSPTYADIDGNGKMEAVTHQGAAPGTYELDGATQSWGKHEPFENALRERWADGAVAQGDLTGDQLPDAYVSTPDEVVWYESEGRTGHRAASRTSQPRGDQESPPMVGSEPGVGLYQADMTGDGLTDVVRVRNGHVAYWPNQGYGRFGRRVTMGKAPRVASSDQFDPRRLRLVDLTGTGTADLLYIGGDGVCYWYNESGNSFGSKHCLDVFPPVSRLHSLQVVDLFGDGLPCLVWSSPLPGDSGSSLRYVQLQTEPPHQLEQMENGMGKDVRISYGSSVEHYLRDRREGRSWNSALPVQQTVVDKIERIDHVGQTRTHTEYQYHDGYFDGVEREFRGFGCVETVDTEQVSEYAGLEAEDYVAPSREVTWFHPGLPPEELGQEDEWPYRAYDGDPQSGRSLTSWIENEGQLSARTRREAYRALGGEVVRKEVYGEDEDPAADLPYRVREKSAGVRVLQDRANDSHAVVHPIPSETLDRRYERTKDDPRVRHRLVLQVGPYGTEERVATVAYPRRTQHAQHEEQKHLHLTVEEQDVVHETNRFYRLRVPIASRTYEVAGVKPQNGGLFDRPGVTDAIDTARNNVRPFDDRFDNSPSSPTARLVEWTQTFYHDANGNPTRTVADTDVPVRHHHDEEARLTDPLVQDVYGSEVDAQRLRSLGYVKRNGYWWAPSPIKSYEGPEGFYLLSSETDPFGHTSQQTYDSSFLHVDSTTDKRGNTTKIEVDPYALQPRWVKDPNGNVSEMLYDPLGVLHVTSRHGQQLDDAGSLVDAGDEPLDQYQLRTAPRDMEQVLQDPHHFLQEATSFYHYDLFSWRDTRSGSQGSPQPVHRLKVNRETHVHDLEGGQTDLQFAVDYLDGWGRDVQTKKKVGAGKAQVVQSDGSVHEEQVQGRWLTTGRTIYNNKALPLKQYEPYYSATPQYLDNQALNHFGVTPVYRYDPLGRHVRTDTPKGFFSETTITPWRVETSDENDTVERSFYFQTHVQPGLVSGAEKKAIDKARQHADTPSVDLLDPLGRPFLTQEQAEKGGDLLETYRAYDALGRERVEVDPRQHEKNESRASGDEVETFERTYDMSGAEIRSVNIDRGERRQLVDAMGRRVGYWTGRGHHRQIEYDALSRKTSVQVFAPGSSAGRTVQVRTYGEDSSVANAADRNALGRLVEHRDRAGVRTVERYDQAGRPLAAERQLRSAYGKPVDWEAGQHTGLESDHYELTQSFDALGRIVQRSLPDGSVQRPQFSEGGWLEKLNVKAAGGSVDENVVAGMDRDAKGRRTQMQYGNGVRSHYTYDPQTGHLRRQRSTRPASENGSQTREPIQEIDYTYDPVGNVTRREDTTREHLFDAFPRSSSSPAHSEYTYDALYRLEEATGWVHKGLLEHDYAADTSPPDPVKGTRFASLNDGQALERYTRTYDYDAAGNRTEMKHIGASQSWTAEMWVDDKSNRSTTKTRRDGIDRQNPAALFDADGNRSQLDHVAEIEWDDRNRMRRAVIDDTVVNGRPKHAVYFVYASSGSRMRKVEERVRSGVRRVTETIYLGDCEIKRQYKEERTVFERKTSHVGDGEEVVASVHHWTVDDLGRETDRPGSAKIHYRLRDQQNTTTLHLDSQAQVISYEEHFPFGGSSFLTGRKMQEVRSRAHRYMGKERDDVTGLYYFGQRYYASWIGRWMSPDPAGAVDGLNLYAFVRNNPVGRVDPSGLNSEANDFQRRVQQQAVPVSRLPEGLQDEVDVKELKEEGKAYYFAASQQKDEFKTAESFEQLHKFAQEHDVPIRKFDPQAESIREFAEEQGAGKTIGEALASSDEVYTASDVEGGLKGDAESDTASRGESGSAESQDKKSSKSETSSGTDRSGGQESENQSDSSSSGGEQSEEQRKSKSQPGNQESGQGPEDTWMPRVDRPPEYDKGEALDDLQTFLDVVGLVPGLGEPADALNALVSLSRGNYGDAALSGAAMIPFAGWFGTGAKFGKKAGVDDAVAKAIKESGEEGGGKAVKEGLEEGSGKAVREGTEAGSDVRRAGKKGEGTSGKGVEEGSDINEERLRKLRKRREQGREPSERLKRLHELSKRDDIPWVAGDKELYEAAQDAKGPGLSREWRNFRSRLGNRLEKRGRDVKGKPFHHWKKKSRYPDKADDPENLYLTPNEEVHKEGFHRAQDRVLNRETAPGMSDSATRDLFNGMSESKPMSDIRKQLQREDPTLRDPDPINPNRENVRDLDNIDRALENW from the coding sequence GTGCCTCCTCTTTCACTGACCTACACGAAGCCGCAAATAGACGCTGACGTCAAGGTCCTAGAGGGAGGAGAGCACTACCTTCCCAACAGCATTGACGGGACGCAGCACGCGCTGGCCGACTTACTGCAAGAGGGCCTCCGTGGTCTTCTCGCCCGGAACGCGAATCGGGACGCCTACGGACGGAGCCGGGGAGATGGCTCTTTTGACGAGCCCTCTCCGCTGGACCGCCCGAGTGCGACGGGGGGAGGCAGCCCGACCTACGCCGACATTGACGGCAACGGCAAGATGGAGGCGGTCACGCATCAAGGGGCTGCACCGGGAACGTACGAACTTGATGGGGCGACGCAGTCGTGGGGAAAACATGAGCCTTTTGAGAATGCCCTGCGTGAGAGATGGGCGGACGGGGCCGTTGCACAGGGGGACCTTACGGGCGACCAACTACCCGATGCGTACGTTTCTACGCCGGATGAAGTGGTCTGGTACGAGTCAGAAGGTCGAACCGGTCATCGTGCTGCCAGCCGAACGAGCCAGCCTCGTGGAGACCAAGAGTCTCCACCAATGGTGGGTTCGGAGCCCGGGGTTGGTCTCTATCAAGCGGACATGACCGGGGACGGCCTTACGGATGTCGTTCGCGTCCGAAACGGTCACGTTGCGTACTGGCCCAATCAAGGGTATGGTCGTTTTGGCCGTCGGGTGACCATGGGGAAGGCCCCGAGGGTCGCCTCTTCGGACCAGTTTGATCCCCGTAGGCTGCGGCTGGTGGACCTGACGGGGACAGGAACGGCGGATCTGCTCTATATTGGCGGAGACGGAGTCTGTTATTGGTACAATGAGTCGGGCAACAGCTTCGGCTCGAAGCACTGCCTGGACGTCTTTCCACCGGTAAGTCGTTTGCACTCGCTGCAGGTGGTAGACCTCTTCGGAGATGGGCTGCCGTGCCTGGTCTGGAGCTCGCCCCTGCCTGGGGACAGTGGGTCGTCGCTCCGCTACGTGCAACTCCAGACCGAGCCTCCCCATCAGCTCGAACAGATGGAGAATGGGATGGGGAAAGACGTTCGGATCTCCTACGGTTCGTCGGTCGAACACTATCTCCGAGACCGTCGAGAGGGGCGGTCGTGGAACAGTGCCCTTCCGGTACAACAGACGGTCGTCGACAAAATCGAGCGGATCGATCACGTTGGGCAGACAAGAACCCACACGGAGTATCAGTATCACGACGGATACTTCGACGGTGTGGAACGAGAGTTTCGAGGATTCGGCTGCGTAGAAACGGTCGACACGGAGCAGGTCTCAGAGTATGCCGGTCTTGAAGCTGAGGACTACGTTGCTCCTTCCCGAGAAGTGACGTGGTTTCACCCAGGATTGCCCCCCGAAGAGCTGGGCCAAGAGGACGAGTGGCCCTACCGGGCGTATGACGGAGATCCACAGAGTGGGCGCAGCTTGACCTCCTGGATAGAAAACGAGGGGCAGCTTTCAGCCCGGACGCGCCGAGAGGCTTATCGGGCGCTTGGGGGAGAGGTGGTGCGAAAGGAGGTCTACGGCGAGGATGAGGACCCAGCCGCAGATCTTCCGTATCGGGTTCGGGAAAAGAGCGCTGGCGTTCGCGTCCTGCAGGATCGAGCCAATGACTCCCACGCCGTTGTTCACCCTATTCCTTCAGAGACGCTAGACCGTCGATACGAGCGCACGAAAGATGACCCTCGAGTCAGACACCGATTGGTGCTACAGGTTGGGCCCTACGGCACCGAAGAGCGGGTGGCAACCGTCGCATATCCGAGGCGGACCCAGCATGCACAGCACGAAGAGCAGAAGCATCTTCACCTAACGGTTGAGGAACAGGACGTTGTTCATGAGACCAACCGGTTTTATCGGCTTCGAGTCCCGATCGCGTCTCGCACATATGAAGTTGCTGGCGTGAAACCGCAGAACGGAGGGCTCTTCGATCGCCCGGGCGTAACCGACGCAATCGATACGGCTCGGAATAACGTCCGACCATTTGACGACCGGTTCGACAATTCCCCCTCGTCTCCTACGGCGCGGCTCGTCGAGTGGACGCAAACGTTTTACCACGATGCCAACGGGAACCCCACCCGTACCGTCGCAGATACCGATGTCCCCGTTCGGCACCATCACGACGAAGAGGCGCGTTTGACGGATCCGTTGGTGCAGGATGTGTACGGCTCCGAGGTGGACGCCCAGCGGCTACGGAGTCTCGGCTACGTGAAGCGAAACGGCTACTGGTGGGCCCCGTCGCCGATCAAAAGCTACGAGGGGCCGGAAGGGTTTTACCTGCTTTCTTCCGAGACGGACCCGTTCGGACACACCTCGCAGCAAACCTACGACAGCAGCTTCCTTCATGTAGACTCGACGACCGACAAGCGGGGCAACACGACGAAGATAGAGGTCGACCCTTATGCGCTGCAGCCTCGGTGGGTCAAAGACCCGAACGGAAATGTTTCTGAGATGCTGTATGACCCCCTCGGGGTGCTGCACGTCACCTCGCGCCACGGCCAACAGCTCGACGACGCGGGCTCTCTGGTCGATGCTGGCGACGAGCCGCTGGATCAGTATCAGCTGCGGACGGCGCCTCGGGACATGGAGCAGGTCCTACAAGACCCGCATCACTTCCTTCAGGAGGCCACCTCGTTTTACCACTACGATCTTTTTTCCTGGCGTGACACTCGGTCAGGGTCACAGGGCAGTCCCCAACCGGTTCATCGGCTGAAGGTCAACCGAGAAACCCACGTACACGATTTAGAAGGCGGGCAGACCGACCTTCAGTTTGCCGTCGACTACCTGGATGGATGGGGGCGAGACGTACAGACGAAGAAGAAAGTCGGGGCCGGGAAGGCCCAGGTGGTCCAGTCTGACGGCTCGGTTCACGAGGAGCAGGTTCAGGGCCGTTGGTTGACAACCGGACGCACGATTTACAACAACAAGGCTCTCCCCCTAAAGCAGTACGAGCCCTACTATTCCGCAACGCCACAGTATCTGGACAACCAGGCCCTAAACCACTTCGGGGTCACCCCGGTCTACCGGTACGATCCGCTGGGGCGCCACGTGCGGACCGATACCCCGAAGGGCTTCTTTTCTGAGACCACAATTACGCCGTGGCGGGTGGAGACCTCCGATGAGAATGACACGGTCGAGCGGTCCTTCTACTTCCAGACCCATGTGCAGCCGGGCCTGGTGTCCGGAGCGGAAAAGAAGGCCATCGACAAGGCGCGCCAGCACGCAGACACCCCGAGTGTGGACCTGCTAGACCCGCTCGGGCGACCGTTTTTGACGCAGGAACAAGCGGAAAAGGGAGGGGACCTCCTAGAGACATACCGGGCTTATGATGCCCTTGGGCGCGAGCGCGTCGAAGTCGACCCGCGCCAGCACGAGAAAAACGAGTCCCGTGCATCGGGCGATGAGGTAGAGACGTTCGAGCGAACCTACGACATGTCAGGCGCGGAAATCCGAAGTGTCAATATTGATCGCGGCGAACGCCGTCAGCTTGTCGACGCCATGGGGCGCCGGGTGGGGTATTGGACCGGGCGAGGACATCACAGACAGATCGAGTATGATGCCCTTTCCAGGAAGACCTCTGTGCAAGTTTTCGCTCCCGGCAGCAGCGCAGGGCGTACGGTGCAGGTGCGGACCTATGGAGAGGATTCAAGTGTTGCCAACGCCGCCGATCGGAATGCACTTGGTCGTTTGGTGGAGCACCGAGACCGAGCCGGAGTCCGGACCGTCGAGCGGTACGACCAGGCCGGCCGACCTCTTGCGGCGGAGCGACAACTGCGCTCAGCCTACGGGAAGCCTGTCGATTGGGAAGCTGGGCAGCATACAGGCTTGGAGTCGGATCACTACGAGCTGACCCAGTCCTTTGACGCGCTCGGCCGAATTGTGCAGCGCAGTCTGCCCGACGGGAGTGTGCAAAGGCCCCAGTTTTCAGAGGGGGGCTGGCTCGAGAAGCTCAATGTAAAAGCCGCCGGGGGATCGGTTGACGAGAACGTCGTGGCAGGGATGGATCGCGATGCGAAGGGGCGGCGGACCCAAATGCAATACGGCAACGGGGTTCGGTCTCATTACACGTACGACCCACAGACAGGACATCTTCGCCGTCAGCGCAGTACTCGTCCCGCGAGCGAGAATGGGTCCCAGACCCGGGAGCCGATTCAGGAGATTGACTATACCTACGATCCCGTCGGAAATGTCACCCGGCGGGAGGACACGACGCGGGAGCACCTGTTCGATGCGTTCCCTCGGTCATCGTCGAGCCCTGCGCATTCGGAGTACACATATGATGCCCTCTATCGTCTGGAAGAAGCGACAGGATGGGTCCACAAAGGGCTACTCGAGCACGACTATGCTGCCGACACGTCCCCCCCCGACCCTGTAAAGGGCACCCGTTTTGCCTCTCTAAATGACGGTCAGGCTCTTGAGCGCTACACCCGGACCTATGACTACGATGCGGCAGGCAATCGGACCGAGATGAAGCACATCGGGGCCAGTCAATCATGGACTGCCGAGATGTGGGTCGACGACAAATCGAATCGAAGCACCACGAAGACGCGTCGGGATGGAATCGACCGACAGAATCCAGCGGCACTGTTTGATGCCGATGGCAATCGGTCACAGCTCGATCATGTCGCGGAGATCGAGTGGGACGATCGGAACCGTATGCGTCGCGCGGTAATCGACGACACCGTCGTGAATGGACGCCCAAAACACGCGGTGTATTTTGTGTATGCGTCGAGCGGAAGTCGGATGCGCAAGGTGGAGGAGCGGGTGCGCAGCGGCGTCCGGCGCGTGACGGAGACCATTTATCTAGGCGATTGTGAGATCAAGCGTCAGTACAAGGAGGAACGCACCGTCTTCGAGCGAAAAACGTCGCATGTGGGCGACGGGGAGGAGGTCGTTGCGTCGGTCCACCACTGGACGGTCGATGACCTCGGCCGGGAGACCGACCGGCCCGGATCGGCCAAGATTCACTACCGCCTGCGGGACCAGCAGAATACAACCACGCTCCACCTCGACAGCCAGGCCCAGGTTATCAGCTACGAAGAACACTTTCCCTTTGGCGGGAGCTCCTTTCTGACAGGACGCAAGATGCAGGAGGTGCGGTCGCGGGCCCATCGATACATGGGGAAAGAGCGGGACGACGTCACCGGCCTATACTACTTTGGGCAGCGCTACTATGCTTCCTGGATTGGGCGGTGGATGAGTCCGGACCCGGCGGGGGCAGTTGATGGATTGAATCTGTACGCTTTTGTCCGCAACAACCCCGTCGGCCGAGTAGATCCCAGCGGATTAAATTCTGAAGCAAACGATTTTCAACGCCGGGTCCAGCAGCAGGCCGTCCCAGTGAGTCGGTTGCCGGAGGGACTTCAAGACGAGGTTGATGTCAAAGAACTCAAGGAAGAGGGCAAAGCCTACTATTTTGCAGCGTCTCAGCAAAAGGACGAGTTTAAGACGGCTGAGAGTTTTGAGCAGCTCCACAAGTTCGCTCAGGAGCATGATGTCCCCATTCGCAAATTTGATCCACAGGCCGAGAGCATTCGGGAGTTTGCTGAGGAGCAAGGAGCGGGAAAAACGATTGGGGAGGCATTGGCCTCTTCCGATGAAGTGTACACCGCCTCAGACGTAGAGGGAGGTCTCAAAGGAGACGCTGAATCCGATACGGCGTCCAGGGGGGAGTCCGGCTCAGCAGAATCTCAAGACAAGAAATCCTCCAAGTCGGAAACGTCTTCAGGTACGGATCGCAGCGGCGGACAAGAGTCAGAAAATCAATCCGATAGCTCTTCCTCAGGAGGGGAGCAGTCGGAGGAGCAGCGCAAATCCAAGAGTCAGCCAGGCAACCAAGAGTCCGGCCAGGGACCGGAGGATACGTGGATGCCGAGAGTAGATCGACCGCCAGAGTACGACAAAGGAGAAGCGCTTGACGACTTACAGACATTTCTGGACGTGGTAGGACTCGTGCCAGGATTAGGAGAGCCTGCCGATGCGCTGAATGCACTGGTATCGTTGAGCCGAGGAAATTACGGCGATGCCGCACTGAGTGGAGCTGCAATGATCCCCTTTGCCGGGTGGTTTGGTACAGGGGCGAAATTTGGCAAGAAAGCAGGAGTTGATGACGCCGTTGCAAAAGCAATAAAAGAGTCAGGCGAAGAGGGGGGCGGGAAAGCTGTCAAGGAAGGACTGGAGGAAGGGTCCGGGAAGGCTGTCCGGGAAGGAACTGAGGCCGGCTCGGATGTTCGTCGGGCTGGTAAAAAAGGTGAGGGGACGTCTGGAAAAGGAGTTGAAGAAGGATCCGATATTAACGAAGAGCGACTCAGAAAACTAAGAAAACGAAGGGAGCAAGGTCGTGAACCTAGCGAGCGGCTAAAAAGGCTACACGAACTTTCCAAGCGTGACGATATCCCATGGGTGGCTGGTGACAAGGAGCTTTATGAAGCTGCACAGGATGCGAAAGGACCGGGGTTGTCTCGGGAATGGCGTAATTTCCGTAGCCGATTGGGGAACCGGCTTGAAAAACGGGGACGAGACGTGAAAGGAAAACCCTTTCATCACTGGAAAAAGAAGAGCCGGTACCCTGATAAGGCAGACGACCCGGAGAATTTATACCTGACTCCAAATGAGGAAGTGCATAAAGAGGGGTTTCATCGAGCGCAAGATAGGGTGCTGAATAGGGAGACAGCTCCAGGTATGAGTGACTCTGCGACCAGAGATTTGTTCAACGGAATGTCTGAAAGTAAGCCCATGTCGGACATCCGTAAGCAACTACAGAGAGAGGATCCGACTCTGAGGGATCCCGACCCAATTAATCCAAACCGAGAAAATGTGAGAGATCTCGATAACATAGATCGCGCTTTGGAAAACTGGTGA